One window of Streptococcus troglodytae genomic DNA carries:
- the htpX gene encoding zinc metalloprotease HtpX has product MLFNQIASNKRKTIVLLIVFFMLLAAIGAAVGYLWLDSLVGGMIIALIIGFIYAFSMIFQSTNIVMAMNNAKEITVDEMPDYYHIVEDMAMVAQIPMPRVYVIDDPSLNAFATGSSPQNAAVAATTGLLAIMNREELEGVIGHEVSHIRNYDIRISTIAVALASAVTLISSIGGRMLWFGGGRSRRSNDNEGGGYLQIILLIFSLLAIILAPLAASLVQLAISRQREYLADASSVELTRNPQGMIRALQKLEQSQPMAHPVDDASAALYINDPKKKSGLKHLFYTHPPIADRIRRLEQV; this is encoded by the coding sequence ATGCTATTTAATCAAATTGCTAGCAATAAAAGAAAAACAATCGTTCTTCTGATTGTTTTCTTTATGCTTTTAGCTGCCATTGGTGCGGCAGTCGGTTATCTCTGGTTGGATAGTTTGGTAGGCGGAATGATTATTGCTTTGATTATCGGCTTTATTTATGCTTTTAGTATGATTTTTCAGTCAACCAATATTGTCATGGCTATGAATAATGCCAAAGAGATTACAGTAGATGAAATGCCAGACTATTATCATATTGTTGAGGATATGGCTATGGTGGCACAAATCCCTATGCCTCGTGTTTATGTGATTGACGATCCTTCGCTCAATGCTTTTGCTACAGGATCCAGTCCCCAAAATGCTGCAGTGGCTGCAACCACTGGACTCTTAGCTATTATGAATCGTGAAGAATTAGAAGGCGTTATTGGGCATGAGGTTAGTCATATCAGAAATTATGACATTCGCATTTCAACTATTGCTGTTGCTCTTGCTAGTGCTGTCACCTTGATTTCGAGTATAGGCGGTCGAATGTTGTGGTTTGGCGGTGGCAGAAGCCGTCGTTCTAATGATAATGAAGGCGGCGGTTACCTGCAGATTATCCTTCTTATTTTTTCTCTTCTGGCCATTATCTTAGCTCCTTTGGCAGCCAGTCTGGTTCAATTAGCGATTTCACGTCAGCGAGAATATTTGGCAGATGCCAGTTCTGTTGAACTAACGCGCAATCCGCAAGGAATGATTAGGGCTCTGCAAAAATTAGAACAGTCTCAGCCCATGGCTCACCCTGTTGATGATGCCAGTGCTGCGCTGTATATCAATGATCCTAAGAAAAAATCGGGTTTAAAGCACCTTTTTTATACTCATCCGCCAATTGCTGATAGAATTAGACGTTTGGAACAAGTGTAG
- a CDS encoding ABC transporter ATP-binding protein, which produces MSNLISLKDVYKIYNENKEDEVRANNKINFTIKKGELTIIVGNSGAGKSTLLNILGGMDQATRGQVQVGEKNLTDLSERELTTYRRLDVGFVFQFYNLVPNLTALENVELASEVVKDALDPKDVLDNVGLAKRTNNFPAQLSGGEQQRVSIARAMAKNPKLLLADEPTGALDYKTGKQILQLFQEYVRTTEKNVIIVTHNSMIKPMADHVLEVSDGQIKADYYNKKPIPIKDLEW; this is translated from the coding sequence ATGTCAAACCTTATTAGCTTAAAAGATGTTTATAAAATATATAATGAAAATAAAGAAGACGAGGTCCGTGCCAATAATAAAATCAACTTTACGATTAAAAAGGGGGAATTAACGATTATCGTCGGTAATAGCGGTGCTGGGAAATCAACCCTGCTCAACATTTTAGGCGGTATGGATCAAGCGACTCGCGGACAAGTTCAGGTAGGAGAGAAAAATTTAACAGACTTATCAGAAAGAGAACTTACAACTTATCGCCGCTTGGATGTTGGTTTTGTGTTTCAATTTTATAATTTAGTTCCCAATTTAACAGCTCTTGAAAATGTTGAACTAGCCAGCGAAGTTGTTAAAGATGCCCTTGATCCAAAAGACGTCTTAGACAATGTTGGCCTTGCCAAACGAACAAACAACTTCCCAGCTCAATTGTCCGGTGGTGAACAGCAGCGTGTTTCCATTGCCCGGGCAATGGCCAAGAATCCTAAATTACTATTAGCAGATGAGCCAACTGGTGCCTTGGATTATAAAACAGGTAAACAGATTTTACAACTCTTTCAAGAGTACGTCCGTACAACTGAGAAAAATGTTATTATCGTGACTCATAATTCAATGATTAAGCCGATGGCTGATCATGTTCTTGAAGTATCTGACGGGCAAATCAAGGCAGACTATTACAATAAGAAGCCAATTCCTATTAAAGATTTGGAGTGGTAA
- a CDS encoding DUF177 domain-containing protein, producing MFNVIDIKKQAQGISFNEKLDIEEAVQQRNPDVLALKDVFAKGKVTYDDGFYLLNYELSYIITLPSSRSMKPVAQKKTFFINEVFVENSQLEVKKDFMDEDLILILEDDGIDLEESVIDNILLNIPLKVLTKEEEEEQSLPSGQNWSLLSEEQYQNLQKEKKEKSSPFAALEGLFDEK from the coding sequence ATGTTTAATGTTATTGATATCAAAAAGCAGGCACAAGGTATTTCCTTTAATGAGAAATTAGACATTGAGGAAGCTGTGCAACAACGAAATCCCGACGTATTGGCTCTAAAAGATGTCTTTGCTAAAGGAAAAGTGACTTATGATGATGGCTTTTATTTATTAAACTACGAGTTAAGCTACATCATCACTTTACCTTCTAGCCGTTCTATGAAACCTGTTGCACAAAAGAAAACTTTTTTCATTAATGAAGTTTTTGTCGAAAATAGTCAGCTAGAAGTCAAAAAAGATTTCATGGATGAGGATCTTATTTTAATTTTAGAAGATGATGGGATTGACCTTGAAGAAAGTGTTATTGATAATATTTTACTCAATATTCCTCTAAAAGTCTTGACTAAAGAAGAGGAAGAGGAACAAAGTTTACCTTCTGGGCAAAATTGGAGTCTTCTTAGTGAAGAGCAATATCAAAATTTACAAAAAGAAAAGAAAGAAAAAAGCAGCCCTTTTGCAGCTTTAGAAGGTCTATTTGATGAGAAATAG
- the nrdR gene encoding transcriptional regulator NrdR, producing MRCPKCNYLKSSVVDSRQAEEGNTIRRRRECENCHTRFTTFERIEELPLLVVKKDGTREQFSRDKIFNGIIRSAQKRPVSSSAIEKVVNDIEQKIRSDYDSEVSSVVIGNLVMDELAELDEITYVRFASVYRSFKDVDEIEALLQQITNRVRSKKKRKADETD from the coding sequence ATGCGTTGTCCAAAATGTAATTATCTAAAATCCAGTGTTGTTGATAGCCGTCAAGCTGAGGAAGGAAACACCATTAGACGCCGTCGGGAATGTGAAAATTGTCATACCCGCTTTACAACTTTTGAAAGAATTGAGGAATTACCGCTTTTAGTTGTAAAAAAAGATGGCACTAGAGAGCAATTTTCTCGTGATAAAATTTTCAATGGTATTATCAGAAGTGCTCAAAAACGTCCAGTATCTAGTAGTGCTATTGAAAAAGTTGTCAATGATATTGAACAAAAAATTCGCAGTGATTATGATAGTGAGGTATCTAGCGTTGTCATTGGGAATTTAGTTATGGATGAGTTGGCAGAACTTGATGAAATTACCTATGTTCGTTTTGCTAGTGTTTACCGCAGTTTCAAAGATGTTGATGAGATTGAAGCTCTCCTGCAGCAAATCACAAATCGTGTAAGAAGTAAGAAAAAGAGAAAAGCAGATGAAACCGATTGA
- a CDS encoding DnaD domain protein, translating to MKPIDEFLYVKQNYLTSDTNSLMRLYFPIIGSDAAGLYQYFVSFFDNGEKKHKFSEILNHTQFGMVCFEKALSVLTAMDLLAFYRQENLYYIKLKAPLNAETFLKNAVYRNLLKQKIGQVAVEHLDLYLPREAQDLSKQFSEVFTAAGQLDLKIPKSKTDFDLDHFKDLMIRDNLQFTDEQTDVIALYILSEKYQLTWYETYLLAKETASNYRISLKRMQTKQEQRDHIDADNSFSKKEQIIIEEAKADKAEVFLAKIKKTKHAAITKDERSLLAELAEMGFLDEVINIMLLYTLDKTSTANINKTYIMKIANDFAFQKIDSAEKAVLKLRSFAERKTKQNQKKIKESSRSNVPEWSNQDYQNKTTADEQARLDEIKRKTLARLRKGGE from the coding sequence ATGAAACCGATTGATGAATTTCTCTATGTCAAGCAAAATTATTTGACTTCTGATACAAATAGTTTGATGCGCCTTTATTTTCCAATTATTGGCAGTGATGCTGCTGGGCTTTATCAATATTTTGTCAGTTTTTTTGATAACGGTGAAAAGAAACACAAATTTAGTGAGATTCTCAATCATACTCAATTTGGAATGGTTTGTTTTGAGAAAGCTTTATCTGTACTGACGGCTATGGACTTGTTAGCTTTTTATCGGCAAGAAAATCTTTATTACATTAAACTAAAAGCTCCTTTAAATGCAGAAACTTTTCTAAAAAATGCTGTTTATCGCAATCTTTTAAAACAAAAAATTGGACAAGTTGCAGTTGAACATTTGGATTTATATCTTCCCCGAGAAGCTCAAGACCTTTCTAAACAATTTTCTGAAGTTTTTACTGCTGCAGGTCAACTCGATTTGAAAATACCCAAGAGTAAGACGGATTTTGACTTAGATCATTTTAAGGATTTAATGATACGAGATAACTTGCAATTTACTGATGAACAAACAGATGTTATTGCGCTGTACATCCTTTCTGAGAAATATCAGCTTACTTGGTATGAGACCTATCTTTTAGCTAAAGAAACTGCTAGCAATTATAGAATTTCTCTAAAACGTATGCAGACTAAACAAGAACAAAGGGACCATATTGATGCAGATAACTCTTTTTCTAAAAAGGAACAAATTATTATAGAAGAGGCTAAAGCTGACAAAGCTGAAGTTTTCCTTGCTAAAATAAAAAAAACAAAACATGCTGCTATTACAAAGGATGAACGCAGCCTGTTAGCAGAGCTTGCAGAGATGGGCTTTTTGGATGAAGTTATTAATATTATGCTGCTGTATACTCTTGATAAAACAAGTACAGCTAATATTAACAAGACTTATATCATGAAAATTGCGAATGATTTTGCTTTTCAAAAGATAGACAGTGCAGAAAAAGCAGTCCTTAAACTACGTAGTTTTGCCGAACGTAAAACAAAGCAAAATCAGAAAAAAATAAAAGAAAGCTCAAGAAGCAATGTTCCTGAATGGAGCAATCAAGACTATCAAAATAAAACAACTGCAGATGAGCAGGCTCGTTTAGACGAGATTAAACGCAAAACTTTAGCAAGATTGAGAAAGGGTGGTGAGTAA
- the dnaI gene encoding primosomal protein DnaI, producing the protein METIGQTLAKKDNHKYDTEKMTQAILSDQEIADFIAAYHLSKEQIKISLPKFNQYRLERTRFENHDQAYIAKGYQPLLVMNEGYADVAYKETKELIAARKTQAISDRINVVSLPRSYKNISFDDINLDDVKRLDVFKMVADFVEQYPNPEQKGLYLYGDMGIGKSYLMAAMAHELSEQRGAATTLLHFPSFTIDVKNAINTGTVKEEIDAVKTADILILDDIGAEQSTSWIRDEVLQVILQYRMLEELPTFFTSNYSFKDLEAKLANIKGSDETWQAKRVMERIRYLAKEIHLEGENRR; encoded by the coding sequence GTGGAAACAATTGGACAGACATTGGCTAAAAAAGATAACCATAAGTATGATACAGAAAAAATGACTCAGGCCATTTTATCAGATCAGGAAATTGCTGATTTTATTGCTGCTTACCACCTGTCGAAAGAACAAATTAAAATTAGTTTACCTAAATTTAATCAATATCGCTTAGAGCGTACTCGCTTTGAAAATCATGATCAAGCCTATATTGCCAAGGGCTACCAGCCGCTTCTTGTGATGAATGAAGGTTATGCAGATGTCGCCTATAAAGAGACCAAAGAACTGATTGCTGCCAGGAAGACTCAAGCGATTTCTGACCGGATTAATGTGGTTAGTTTACCGAGATCTTATAAGAACATCTCCTTTGATGATATCAATCTTGATGATGTCAAGCGACTAGATGTCTTTAAAATGGTAGCTGATTTTGTGGAGCAGTATCCAAATCCTGAGCAAAAAGGACTTTATCTTTATGGTGATATGGGAATTGGCAAGTCTTACCTCATGGCAGCCATGGCTCATGAATTGTCAGAACAAAGAGGAGCTGCAACGACGCTGCTGCATTTTCCGAGTTTTACGATTGATGTCAAGAATGCCATCAACACAGGAACGGTTAAGGAAGAAATTGATGCTGTCAAGACGGCTGATATTCTGATTCTTGACGATATTGGTGCTGAACAAAGCACTTCTTGGATTCGTGATGAAGTTCTGCAGGTTATTTTACAATATCGGATGTTAGAAGAATTGCCAACCTTTTTTACCTCTAATTATAGTTTTAAGGATTTAGAGGCGAAATTAGCGAATATAAAAGGGAGCGATGAAACTTGGCAGGCTAAGCGTGTGATGGAGCGTATTCGTTATTTAGCAAAAGAAATTCACCTTGAAGGTGAAAATAGAAGATAA
- the der gene encoding ribosome biogenesis GTPase Der → MALPTVAIVGRPNVGKSALFNRIAGERISIVEDVEGVTRDRIYTNAEWLNRQFSIIDTGGIDDVDAPFMEQIKHQADIAMTEADVIVFVVSAKEGITDADEYVAKILYRTHKPVILAVNKVDNPEMRSAIYDFYALGLGDPYPVSSAHGIGTGDILDVIVDNLPTEAQEENSDIIKFSLIGRPNVGKSSLINAILGEDRVIASPVAGTTRDAIDTTFTDEEGQEFTMIDTAGMRKSGKVYENTEKYSVMRAMRAIDRSDIVLMVLNAEEGIREYDKRIAGFAHEAGKGIVIVVNKWDAIKKDKRTVAQWEADIRDNFQYIPYAPIVFVSAVTKQRLHKLPDMIKQISQSQNTRIPSAVLNDVVMDAVAINPTPTDKGKRLKIFYATQVSVKPPTFVIFVNEEELMHFSYLRFLENQIRQAFVFEGTPIRLIARKRK, encoded by the coding sequence ATGGCTTTACCAACAGTTGCTATTGTCGGACGTCCAAATGTCGGCAAGTCAGCGCTTTTTAATCGTATAGCTGGTGAGCGTATTTCCATCGTTGAGGATGTTGAAGGAGTAACAAGAGACCGCATTTATACAAATGCGGAATGGCTTAATCGCCAATTTTCAATCATTGATACAGGTGGTATTGACGATGTTGATGCCCCTTTTATGGAACAGATTAAGCATCAAGCTGATATTGCTATGACAGAGGCCGATGTGATTGTTTTTGTGGTATCTGCTAAAGAAGGTATCACAGATGCCGATGAATATGTGGCGAAGATTCTTTATCGGACACACAAGCCGGTTATTTTAGCTGTTAATAAAGTTGATAATCCTGAAATGCGCAGTGCTATTTATGATTTCTATGCCTTGGGACTGGGAGATCCTTATCCTGTTTCTTCTGCTCATGGTATTGGTACAGGAGATATTCTTGATGTTATCGTTGACAATTTACCGACAGAAGCGCAAGAAGAGAATTCAGACATTATTAAGTTTAGTTTGATCGGACGCCCCAATGTTGGTAAATCCAGTTTAATCAATGCTATTTTAGGAGAAGATCGTGTTATAGCATCACCAGTAGCTGGTACGACCCGTGATGCGATTGATACAACCTTCACGGATGAAGAAGGCCAAGAATTTACCATGATTGATACAGCTGGGATGCGTAAGTCAGGTAAAGTTTATGAAAATACAGAGAAATATTCTGTTATGCGTGCCATGCGTGCGATTGATCGTTCAGATATTGTTTTGATGGTGTTGAATGCCGAAGAAGGTATTCGTGAATATGATAAGCGCATCGCTGGTTTTGCTCATGAAGCTGGTAAAGGGATCGTTATCGTTGTGAATAAGTGGGATGCGATTAAGAAAGATAAACGTACTGTTGCGCAATGGGAAGCAGATATTCGTGACAATTTTCAATATATCCCCTATGCCCCCATTGTTTTTGTGTCAGCAGTTACCAAACAACGACTGCATAAATTGCCAGACATGATTAAACAAATTAGCCAAAGTCAAAATACCCGTATTCCATCAGCTGTTTTAAATGATGTTGTTATGGATGCTGTGGCAATCAATCCCACACCGACAGATAAGGGAAAGCGCCTCAAAATTTTTTATGCAACACAGGTTTCGGTCAAGCCGCCAACCTTTGTTATTTTTGTTAATGAAGAAGAGCTGATGCATTTTTCTTATTTGCGTTTTTTGGAAAATCAAATTCGCCAAGCTTTTGTCTTTGAGGGAACCCCTATCCGCTTGATTGCAAGGAAACGAAAATAA
- a CDS encoding ribonuclease P, translated as MFENLKAYLTQQGFKYIKPEKAGPLAEEMIALKTLGQSARAEFTEIAKMLALKVAPFEMIRVSNWANQAQVARPHFWCYYKQPEDSQDDVGLAIRLYGNSADFGISVEVSFIERKKSKATLAKQHKVLDIPIAEPLYYFSQEKGESHRVSGTEAYRQMLRQKVASGRVRKVLVKYDIPILEGLDLVTLTDQLAHGFDKLLPYYRAANS; from the coding sequence ATGTTTGAAAATCTAAAAGCTTATTTGACACAGCAAGGTTTTAAGTATATTAAACCAGAAAAGGCTGGTCCCTTGGCTGAAGAAATGATAGCTTTGAAAACCTTAGGACAATCTGCGCGTGCTGAATTTACAGAGATAGCTAAGATGCTTGCTCTTAAAGTTGCTCCTTTTGAGATGATACGTGTTAGTAATTGGGCTAATCAGGCACAGGTTGCCAGACCGCATTTTTGGTGTTACTATAAACAACCTGAAGACAGTCAGGACGATGTTGGGCTTGCCATCAGGCTTTATGGGAATTCAGCTGATTTTGGTATTTCAGTAGAGGTCAGTTTTATTGAACGTAAAAAATCAAAGGCGACTCTGGCTAAACAGCATAAAGTTTTAGATATACCGATTGCTGAACCGCTTTATTATTTTTCTCAAGAGAAAGGTGAAAGTCATCGGGTTTCAGGAACAGAAGCTTATCGTCAGATGTTACGGCAAAAAGTTGCCAGCGGTCGGGTTCGAAAAGTTTTGGTCAAGTATGACATACCTATATTAGAGGGATTAGATCTAGTTACACTGACTGATCAATTGGCTCATGGCTTTGATAAATTGCTGCCATATTATCGAGCAGCTAACTCATAG
- a CDS encoding VTT domain-containing protein produces MFFIDFILHIDNYIYSIANAVGPWTYLILFLVIFVETGAVILPFLPGDSLLFAAGALAANPKMHFSVLFFGILFFIAAFVGDTCNFFIGRTAGHRLVHHKFFSQFIKEDNIKDAELYFEKYGSTSIILGRYIPIIRTFVPFVAGLSQFPVLSFIKRSFIAALSWTVIAAGSGYLFGNIPFVKTHFSAIILAIVFVTLLPSIITVVKSSRKRK; encoded by the coding sequence ATGTTTTTTATTGATTTTATTTTACATATTGACAACTATATTTATAGTATTGCTAATGCCGTTGGCCCGTGGACTTACCTAATTCTCTTTTTAGTAATCTTTGTGGAAACGGGTGCCGTCATTCTTCCTTTTCTGCCGGGAGACAGCCTCTTATTTGCAGCAGGTGCTTTAGCGGCCAATCCTAAGATGCATTTTAGTGTTTTGTTTTTTGGTATTTTATTTTTCATAGCTGCTTTTGTTGGAGATACCTGTAATTTCTTTATCGGTCGTACGGCTGGTCATCGTTTGGTTCACCACAAATTTTTCAGTCAATTTATTAAGGAAGATAATATCAAAGATGCTGAGCTTTATTTTGAAAAATACGGTTCAACTTCTATCATTTTAGGACGTTATATCCCGATTATCAGAACTTTTGTTCCTTTTGTAGCTGGTCTTAGTCAATTCCCTGTGCTTTCTTTTATTAAACGCAGTTTTATAGCTGCTTTGTCTTGGACAGTGATTGCTGCAGGATCTGGCTATCTTTTTGGTAACATTCCCTTTGTTAAAACACATTTTTCTGCTATTATCTTGGCCATTGTTTTTGTGACTTTACTACCAAGTATTATTACTGTCGTCAAATCCAGCAGAAAGAGAAAATAA
- a CDS encoding response regulator transcription factor has protein sequence MISIFVLEDDFLQQGRLETTIAAIMEEKNWSYKELTIFGKPQQLIDTIPEKGSHQIFFLDIEIKKEEKKGLEVANQIRQHNPSAVIVFVTTHSEFMPLTFQYQVSALDFIDKSLNPEEFSSRIVSALYYAMENSQKNGQSEELFIFHSSETQFQVPFAEILYFETSSTAHKLCLYTYDERIEFYGSMSDIIKMDKRLFQCHRSFIVNPANITRIDRKKRLAYFRNNKSCLISRTKLTKLRAVIADQRRAK, from the coding sequence ATGATTTCTATTTTTGTATTGGAAGATGATTTTTTACAGCAAGGACGTCTTGAAACCACCATTGCAGCTATTATGGAAGAAAAAAACTGGTCTTATAAAGAATTGACTATTTTTGGAAAACCACAACAACTTATTGATACTATCCCAGAAAAGGGCAGTCACCAGATTTTCTTTTTGGATATTGAAATCAAAAAAGAGGAAAAGAAAGGACTGGAAGTAGCTAATCAGATTAGACAGCATAATCCTAGTGCGGTTATTGTCTTTGTCACGACACATTCTGAGTTTATGCCCCTCACTTTTCAGTATCAGGTATCTGCTTTGGATTTTATTGATAAATCTTTGAATCCTGAGGAGTTCTCCAGCCGCATTGTATCAGCGCTGTATTATGCTATGGAAAACAGCCAGAAGAATGGTCAATCAGAGGAACTTTTTATTTTCCATTCATCTGAAACTCAGTTTCAGGTCCCTTTTGCTGAGATTCTGTATTTTGAAACATCTTCAACAGCCCATAAGCTCTGCCTTTATACTTATGATGAACGGATTGAATTTTATGGTAGTATGTCTGACATTATTAAAATGGATAAGAGACTTTTTCAGTGCCATCGCTCTTTTATTGTCAATCCTGCCAATATTACCCGTATTGATCGGAAAAAACGCTTGGCCTATTTTCGAAATAATAAGTCTTGTCTTATTTCACGAACTAAGTTAACAAAACTGAGAGCTGTGATTGCTGATCAAAGGAGAGCAAAATGA
- a CDS encoding sensor histidine kinase produces the protein MNEALMILSNGLLTYLTVLFLLFLFSKVSNVTLSKKELTLFSISNFLIMIAVTMVNVNLFYPAEPLYFIVLSIYLNRQNSLSLNIFYGLLPVASSDLFRRAIIFFILDGNQGIVMGSSIITTYMIEFAGIALSYLFLSVFNVDIGRLKDSLTKMKVKKRLIPMNITMLLYYLLIQALYVIESYNVIPTLKFCKFVVIVYLILFLILISFLSQYTKQKVQNEIMAQKEAQIRNITQYSQQIESLYKDIRSFRHDYLNILTSLRLGIENKDLASIEKIYHQVLEKTRPQLQDTRYNIGHLANIQNDAVKGILSAKILEAQNKKIAVNVEVSSQIQLPEMELQLLDFITILSILCDNAIEAALESPKPKVQLAFFKKNGNIVFIIQNSTKEKQIDVSNIFKENYSTKGSNRGIGLAKVNHILEHYPKTSLQTSSHHHLFKQILIMK, from the coding sequence ATGAATGAAGCCTTAATGATACTTTCAAATGGTTTATTAACTTATCTAACCGTTCTATTTCTCTTGTTTCTATTTTCTAAGGTAAGTAATGTCACTTTATCGAAAAAGGAATTAACTCTTTTTTCGATAAGCAATTTTCTGATAATGATTGCTGTTACGATGGTAAATGTAAACCTGTTTTATCCTGCAGAGCCTCTTTATTTTATAGTTTTATCAATTTATCTTAATAGACAGAATAGTCTTTCTCTAAATATATTTTATGGTCTGCTGCCTGTTGCCAGTTCTGACTTGTTTAGACGGGCAATCATATTCTTTATCTTGGATGGAAATCAAGGAATTGTAATGGGCAGTAGCATTATAACCACCTATATGATCGAGTTTGCAGGAATAGCGCTAAGTTACCTCTTTCTAAGTGTGTTCAATGTTGATATTGGTCGACTTAAAGATAGTTTGACCAAGATGAAGGTCAAAAAACGCTTGATCCCAATGAATATTACTATGCTTCTATACTACCTTTTAATACAGGCATTGTATGTTATAGAGAGTTATAATGTGATACCGACTTTAAAATTTTGTAAATTTGTCGTTATTGTCTATCTTATTTTATTTTTGATTCTGATCTCATTTTTAAGCCAATATACCAAACAAAAGGTTCAAAATGAGATAATGGCACAAAAGGAAGCTCAGATTCGAAATATCACCCAGTATAGTCAGCAGATAGAATCTCTTTACAAGGATATTCGAAGTTTCCGCCATGATTATCTGAATATTTTAACTAGCCTCAGATTAGGCATTGAAAATAAAGATTTAGCTAGTATTGAAAAGATTTACCATCAGGTTTTAGAAAAAACAAGACCTCAATTGCAGGATACCCGTTATAATATCGGCCATCTAGCTAATATCCAAAACGATGCTGTCAAGGGTATCTTGTCAGCAAAAATCTTAGAAGCTCAGAATAAAAAAATTGCTGTCAATGTAGAAGTCTCAAGTCAAATACAGCTGCCTGAGATGGAGTTGCAGTTGCTTGATTTCATTACCATACTTTCTATCTTGTGCGATAATGCTATTGAGGCCGCTCTCGAATCACCAAAACCTAAAGTTCAGTTAGCCTTTTTTAAGAAAAATGGCAACATAGTCTTTATCATTCAGAATTCCACCAAAGAAAAACAAATAGATGTGAGTAACATTTTTAAAGAAAACTATTCCACTAAGGGCTCCAATCGCGGTATTGGTTTAGCAAAGGTGAATCATATTCTTGAACATTATCCCAAAACCAGTTTACAAACAAGCAGTCATCATCATTTATTCAAGCAAATCCTAATAATGAAATAG
- a CDS encoding Blp family class II bacteriocin, producing the protein MNTQTFEQFDVMDNEALSAVEGGSKPGFGEFASALAICTGSGAMIGSAFPVVGTVGGAILGAQYCTAGWGVLRR; encoded by the coding sequence ATGAATACACAAACATTTGAACAATTTGACGTAATGGATAATGAAGCACTTTCAGCTGTTGAAGGTGGAAGTAAACCAGGTTTTGGTGAATTTGCTTCAGCTCTAGCCATTTGTACAGGATCGGGAGCAATGATTGGTTCAGCTTTTCCAGTTGTTGGAACAGTTGGGGGAGCTATCTTAGGGGCTCAGTATTGCACTGCTGGTTGGGGAGTTTTAAGGCGATAA